AGCTTTGTATGCGCATGGACGGGGCATAATCTCCTGTCAACCCTTTGGGATTGTGCAGGGGGGCCTTGAGCCAGCGGAAGGAGGAAAATAATCGTGTATGCAGTTTTGGAGACCGGCGGCAAGCAGTATCGTGTCCAGGTGGGGGATAGATTTCGCGTCGAGCGCCTGGATGGGGCCGCGGGGGACGAGGTTGTTCTGGACAAGGTCCTGATGGTGGCCGGCGACAGTGGGACGAAGTTTGGAACCCCCTATGTCGCAGGCGCCTGTGTCCGGGCGGAGATCCTCGCCCAGGCCAGGGACAAGAAGGTCATCGTGTTCAAGTACAAGAGCAAGAAGAACTATCGCCGCCTGCGCGGGCATCGGCAGTATTTCACCGAGGTTGTCATCCGCGGGATCGACGGCTAGCCAGTCGGGCCGCGCCCCATGGTTCGGGTCACCCTTTACTGGGGCGGAAGCGCGCTTGTCGGTTTGGAGAGCCTGGGACATTCCGGGAGCGCTCCGAGGGGGCAGGATGTCGTTTGTGCGGCGGTTTCCGCTCTGGTCCACGGCCTTCTGCTTGGGCTTTCCGACGTGGCGGAGGTGCGGGATCTGCGCTGTGAGGTCGATCCCGATGTCCCGCTGATCCGGGTATCCTGGCCCGAGGAGGTTGCGGATTCCCTGGACCTTCTGACGCGGACGGTCGCGCTGTCCCTGAAGGAGATAGGGTCCGGCTATCCCGAATATGTGAGCATCACGGAGGTGCAAAGATGATCTTTCGTTTCGACATACAGTTTTTCGCCCATAAGAAGGGGCAGGGCAGTTCCACCAACGGCAGGGACAGCAACCCCAAGTACAGGGGGATCAAGGTCTACGCCGGCACGGAGGTGACGGCGGGGAGCATCCTGGTCCGGCAGTGCGGGACCAGGGTCCATCCTGGGAAACACGTCGGACTGGGACGCGATTTCACCCTCTTTGCCCTGCTTCCGGGCAGGGTAGAATATGCCACCCGTGGGGACCGCAAGTACGTCTCCATCGTTCCGGACGCCGCCCGGTAATTTCCTTCCCGGCCCGTCGGGGGACGGGGAGGTTTCGAGTTTCGTTTTGGCGTCAATTTAGTTTTCATATCGGCTTCCATATCGATTCCCTGATTTCGTCCTGTGAGGGAGGCTCCGTCTGCCTGGGGCCTCCTTTTTTCGTTTTTTCGAGTGGTGGTGTTGCCCATGAAGTTCATCGATCTGGCCAGGATAATGGTCAAGGCGGGGCGCGGAGGGAATGGGGCCCTCAGCTTTCGCAGGGAAAAGTTCATCCCCAAGGGCGGTCCCGACGGCGCGGACGGCGGACGGGGCGGGAGCGTGATCTTCGAGGCGGTGGGGGGGATCGTCACCCTGGCCGACTTCGAGTTCAACCGCCGCTTTCAGGCGGGACACGCGGGGCACGGCGGCGGGGCGATGCGGACCGGTGCGGACGGCGAGGACCTGCGCGTCCCCTTGCCCTGCGGGACCCTGGTCCGGGACGAGGCGGGGAACATCCTTGCCGACCTCGTCGAGCCGGGGCAGACCTTCGTTGCCGCCAGGGGCGGCCGCGGGGGGCGGGGAAACGCACATTTTGCGAGTTCGGTGCGCCGGGCGCCGCGTTTCGCGGAGAAGGGCGACATGGGCGAGGAACGGACCCTGACCCTGGAGCTGAAACTTATTGCCGACGTCGGACTGGTGGGGTTCCCCAACGCGGGGAAGTCGAGCCTCCTTGCGGCGATCAGCGGCGCGAGGCCGAAGGTCGCGGGGTATCCCTTCACGACCCTTTCCCCGAACCTGGGGGTCCTGGCCGTCGACGACCAGCAGATCGTCATCGCCGACGTCCCGGGCCTGATCGAGGGTGCGCACGAGGACAAGGGGCTGGGGCTCCATTTTCTGCGTCACGTGGAGCGGACCCGGGTGCTGGTCCACGTGGTGGACCTGTCCGAGCCCGACGTGCTGAAAAACTGGCGGATCGTCTGCGGCGAGTTCGAGGCCTATGGGGCCCGACTCACGGAGCGTCCCTGCCTGGCGGTCGGGAACAAGACGGACCTGCCCGGCTCGGAGGAGAACGCCATGATTCTGAAGGAGGAGATGTCGCGTCTGGGCATCCCCTGCCTTTGCGTCAGCGCGCTGACGGGGG
This sequence is a window from uncultured Fretibacterium sp.. Protein-coding genes within it:
- the rplU gene encoding 50S ribosomal protein L21; translation: MYAVLETGGKQYRVQVGDRFRVERLDGAAGDEVVLDKVLMVAGDSGTKFGTPYVAGACVRAEILAQARDKKVIVFKYKSKKNYRRLRGHRQYFTEVVIRGIDG
- a CDS encoding ribosomal-processing cysteine protease Prp is translated as MVRVTLYWGGSALVGLESLGHSGSAPRGQDVVCAAVSALVHGLLLGLSDVAEVRDLRCEVDPDVPLIRVSWPEEVADSLDLLTRTVALSLKEIGSGYPEYVSITEVQR
- the rpmA gene encoding 50S ribosomal protein L27, with amino-acid sequence MIFRFDIQFFAHKKGQGSSTNGRDSNPKYRGIKVYAGTEVTAGSILVRQCGTRVHPGKHVGLGRDFTLFALLPGRVEYATRGDRKYVSIVPDAAR
- the obgE gene encoding GTPase ObgE, with the protein product MKFIDLARIMVKAGRGGNGALSFRREKFIPKGGPDGADGGRGGSVIFEAVGGIVTLADFEFNRRFQAGHAGHGGGAMRTGADGEDLRVPLPCGTLVRDEAGNILADLVEPGQTFVAARGGRGGRGNAHFASSVRRAPRFAEKGDMGEERTLTLELKLIADVGLVGFPNAGKSSLLAAISGARPKVAGYPFTTLSPNLGVLAVDDQQIVIADVPGLIEGAHEDKGLGLHFLRHVERTRVLVHVVDLSEPDVLKNWRIVCGEFEAYGARLTERPCLAVGNKTDLPGSEENAMILKEEMSRLGIPCLCVSALTGEGIPALIDRIVELVRLYPRPEGTVSLAEAPAVRELPRRRGGRPEPVAIRRMNDGSFLVEHENLERSVRRIDFDQEDAMVKFARLLKRLSVEEALEDAGAREGDRVLIGEVEFEFQPDRIIE